TTGTATTCTACCAGATTTGTCATGTAAACAAGGATCTCTTCTGTAACTTCAGACTGCATTTCATGTTTGTGGATGCTGCACAAGTTGCAAACAGAAGAAGTGGAGTAGATGAATGCCATTTAAAGTGGCTTTACTCAAGTTAGTCACTATTGCAGGTGGTTCATAACTTTAAGtataaaaatgacagaaacatCCTCTGTGCATTTTAACTTAGTGTTGATGGCAAATCTGACAAGTCTTATGTAGTTTCAGCTTTGGATGCGTCCAGAGTtggtgacttttttttgttcagaacaTCAGTCAGAGgcttaaaaaacaataaaactttATTAAAACGTTCTCTTGTAATGTTGTTCTTAATGATCTTagcaaaataaaccaaaacaacaacaactggTAATGATACTTCTATGTATTTTAAGTGGCTGTTGCTTAAAAGAAACTAGATGTATATATCAAAAGAGCTGCCTTTACTTGAGAGAAGGTTTTAAAATGTTAGATGCGATGGAGATTCTggtgttttgtttaaaaatattcttaagcAGAGATCATTTGTCAGCCTTCAGCTGAGGCATGCTTCTTTGCACAGGTAGCATCCTCCAGAACTTATCAAACTAGACGGgagagttctttttttcttatatcttcACCCAAACAGCTCAGAGAACAGCTAGTGACAAATATGCAGAAAGGAGAATAGCTACCTAGCAACTCCCCTGGGTATTATTTGAGATCTTGTCTCAGGGCTATTTACAGTATTCACATCTAGCATAATTctgatgctgttgttttttgttttaaagccttCTTGAGCCTCGatctattttaattttcttgcaGTTGACATACAAAAAATTATGTGGTATTTTTTCTTGCCAGGAGTTAGAATGAAAATCTCTTACACCTAGTGAAAGGGTAAACAAATACCTGGAATTACGTACTGTTAGAGCTTGCAGTTGAAAAAACTCAGTTTTAACTTTGTTTGTTAAAAGTTTGTTACTGTGCAAGTGTGGCTGTTACAGTGTTGTAGTACAATCTCTGTGACTGCTCTTTTTGAAAACTCTTCATGTTAGTTTTTGAGTCATGATTGAATGTTCTATAAAATGTAGATTTATTGTTTTAGCAACTGTCTTATTCTTGGTTACAGAGAGCGAAAGAAAAGAATTGAAAAGCCCCGCAGATTCAGCAGGAGTCATAGCAGGAGTCCAAGTCCACCACCTTTTCGAGGTCGAAATACAGCTATGGATGCACAGGAAGCATTAGCCAGAAGGTCAGAAATTGTTGCTATTTTAGTGGTACATGATATGAATAATCTGTTCCTCATTGGTTTTGCGTGTCTGAATGCTTTTATTCTCATGTATTTTCTAGGTtggaaagagcaaagaaactgcaagaacagagagagaaagaaatggttgaaaaacagaagcaacagGAAATGGCTGCAGGTAATCTATGCGTCTTAATTTCTGAAGAATAACATGGGTGGAAGGTAATGCAGGCTTATGTGTTGAGTGTTTAACGTATTCATCAAATCACCAGTGTTGGAGAAGGCTTCCAACATTGAATCTATctgttcacctaccaccagtacttccccactaaaccatatcacTTAGTAGCACATCTGAAAGTtgcttgaatgcttccagaacAATAATGTACAGTGTTAAAGTTCTTTTCAGCTGATGTACTGGTTGTTCATTTGATCCATGTGTAGGAAACACAAGTAGAACAGTAAAAATGGAGAGGTGGAAAAGGATCagactaaaaaaaaagacaactaaTATGTTGTCTGTTATACTGGTTCTAATGATCATTGGACCTCCCGTATGCATCATTAAGTAAGAGTCTGAAAGCTGTTACCCACACAAGGGTATTTAAAAGCATGAGTTATGATCCTTCTGGCTTACTAAAATGTGTTGGAGCCTTGTTTCTTAATTTATAAacataatattttttgttttcattgttttcagcTTACTGCTGTGAATGGAAGTGGGTtttctgggggagaaaaaatgACTGAGCTTAGTATCTGATGGCAATTTACCATTGCTTTCTTTagcagctgcagccactggAGGTTCTGTTATTAACGTTGCTGCTCTTCTGGCATCGGGAACACAAGTAACTCCTCAAATAGCAATGGCAGCTCAAATGGCAGCACTACAAGCAAAAGCACTAGCAGAGACTGGAATAGCTGTACCTAGCTATTATAACCCAGCAGCAGTGAACCCAATGAAATTTgcagagcaagagaaaaaacGGAAGATGCTTTGGCAAGGCAAAAAGGAAGGGgtaatgttttttctttctttcattaaactTGTTTGAAAGCGTCTTGTATTTCTGAACTGCTTACATGAATAAGCCTAGATGTTCAGTGACAGCTGCTAGTGACATAAGACTTACAATTATGCCTGACTGTGTAAATCTAAGGAAGTATAATTGGATCCTTATGTTGATGGTAAACAAAACTTGCCACTAAATATCAGATGTGGTTGGTCTCTCTTTACTGAGAAGTGCTGGTAACATAAAGTCATATgtcttttccattattttagGCATGTTTTCTGACGTTGTTCCCAATGTTAATGGAAATGATTACAGTCTACTCAAGTAAAGAATATAGCTCATTTTGAAACCTTAACCATAAGCACACTTCCCTCACAGAAGGTTTCTGTGGGGATGCTGCAAGAATGCCACTGGAAATATTTTGTCtctggctttgctgcagctaCACAACAGTCTGAGTTTTTAATACAGCTTTACTTTGCTTGCTGCTATATTGTGATATTCACAGGAATAACTGTAAAAAGGTGataaatcttctttttttaatttgctcaGGATAAATCACAGTCTGCAGAAATATgggaaaaactgaattttggAAACAAGGACCAAAATGTCAAATTCAGAAAGCTGATGGGCATCAAGGTAAAGAGTTCTGAATGTGTCGTTTAATTTATGATAGCGGGTTTGATGTTTAATTTTAAAGGGTGCCTAAATAGTAAGGATGGGTTATCTGGTTACTGTGGGatgtaattaaaagcaaatcattTCTCTTTAAAGATCACAGGAAGGTTCTAAATTAGATTCCAAGTCTAGAATTTCATGATATTTCTTGCATTTGTTATGCTCTGTGACAACAGTCCTAACTGTAACCAATATTCATAATCTAATGAGTGTTCATAGATGACAGCTCCGTATAGGTCATTAAATGGAGGTGTTTATTTGAATGAATTCAAAAGAGGATTTTGAAAAGCTTCTGAACATTTCTTGGCAATGAGAGCAAAAGCTATGCTGGATTTGTTCCAGCAGCAAGAGCAGATGCCTGTTATTCTATCAGGCTCTTTAGAATTCAGAATTACGAGGGGTTTAGGCCAGCTGTAGCAAATGAAAATACCGCTTCCTACAAAGCTAAcgctttattttcttctgctttctagaGTGAGGATGAAGCTGGCTGTAGTTCAGTTGATGAAGAGAGCTACAAAACGCTGAAACAACAGGAAGAGGTTTTCAGAAATCTAGATGCACAGTATGAAATGGCGAGGTCGCAGACACATACGCAAAGAGGAATGGGGTTGGGGTTTACATCTTCAATGCGAGGAATGGATGCAGTTTGAATACAAGCAACTTTAAAGTTTTGGGACTTTGGAAGGTTCTTGTTGAAATGTTGGGTCCTTGTTCACCAAAAAGCTAGCATTCTAGCTTGCATGGGTGTTGCATTGACTTTAATTTATTgataaatacaattttttttgtaaatatcAGATCAGTGATACTGGTGTTAGTGTTGTAATCAGGTTATACCCACTTCCATTAAACTTGACAGAGCTATAGAAGGACAGTATTTTTTAGTTCAAGTTCTACTTTTCAAACCGAGCAGCAGATGGGATGAACTCATACATGGATATTTGGTGTCCACTGTCTTGTGTACTTTTGTACTTTAACCTTGTACAGTTATTTTCGATTCTtgaaacatgaaagaaacaTTGTGTAGATGTTATTTAGCAGTCTGGGCCTCTAGGCACGTAATCCAGCGCAAAAACCTGGTTAataataaagaagttttttctctAAGCTCTTACTTTATGTTCATCAAGTTGTCTTTAGGGCAGAACTCAAAGGAAACTCAGGGCTCAGAGGCAGCCAGGAACAGCTTTCTTTGAGGAGTTTACTGCAGAGTGCTAACCGTGCACTGCAGGGAGACCTGACTGTGGGTCTGACTTTGGGTTCGATGCGGTCTGTGCTGTGTCGGAGCGGTGCTGCTCtccagaggaggaaggaaaaggcgGGAAGGCGGCTGGCACCGCGGATGTTTCCCGCTGCGCCTCGCGCGGAACTGCAGCTCCCGGCGTGCGCTGCGCCGCACAGCGGCCTACAGCTCCCAGCATGCGCAGCGGGCACGGCCCGGCTCCGCAGTGGCGCAATGGCCGCGGTGCATGCTGGGGGCCGTGGTTCCGCGGCTCCCGGTGGGTGTCGCGGAGCCCTTCGACCCTCGGCGGCCTTCCGGCGCTGCCCGCGCCCCGCCCTTCCTGCTGCGGCTTAAGATGGCGGCCGAGGTGGACTTCGGCGACCGCGAGCTCTTCGAGCAGCTCGAGGAGGAGGAcgggccgccgccgcctcgcCTCAGCGTGGACGAGGAGGCGGAAGGCCGCGAGGAAgctttctcagagctgcaggagcGGCTGCGGGGCTGCGAGGAGACGGTGCGGCGGCTGCGGGCGGAGAATATCCTGACGGGATTGGCGGGGCCTGCGGCGGGCGGGGACGGGGGGCTGCCTCCCGCCGCCGGATCCCTTCCGGGCCAGGCTCCGCGCCCTGCGCTGCTTGCGCGCAGCCCGAGCGGCGGCTGCGGGGCTGTGAGGGGCCGCTACCCCGGGGCGCTGCTCCCGCCGCTCGAGAGGCGGTTTTCTCTACTTGAGGCTCCGTGTGCCCTTCTTGTGGCTACGGGGCTGTTGAGTGCTCGAGCGTTGGAGCAAGTTAAAACGCCTAACGCTGCACTCCTGCTTTCTGCTTACGTGAAGGAAAGGAGTGGTGGTGCGTTCACTTCGAAAATCCGTTTGtaaaagcactggaaaaaaatgtataactgctaaATGGTTCCTTGAGCTGTTGGGATGGGTTCCAACAGCTTGACGTCTGAGATGTCCTCTTTGCAGTTAGTTTTCTATTTACAGATGTCTCACTGCTCACCCTTTTGTGATGTATCTTGGTcctttaaatacaaaaagacACTGACAATTCAGGCGGTGTTTTGTGCAATTTTTGTGAGGTGTTTTCTTATTTAGCCCTGCAATTGGTTAAGGTGCTATTGTGTCTTCTGAAGAAAGCAATGTTCCTTAACGAGAAGGTAACATCAAGAACTTAAAAGGAAGCTGAATATTCTGACTCGCCCTAGGTATGTTTCTGCTGGCTTACAGTTCTTCTGTCCAACACCATTCCTATGAAGTCCATTAGGCTTCAGTGTCAAGAACTTCATTTGTATTACCCTAtttatatacgtgtatatatatgtatacatatattaatGATCGTTTGCTTGTGATGTGGCCTTTAAGGAAAGTCCACTTTACTTTCTGTGAAGTTTGGCAGCAAGAACAAGTATATAACAGTATTTACATGAGTAAgagaactgttttgttgttctcCAGGTAGTGTCTAGTCATTAGATGGCACTGTGAGATGGATCTTAATGCTgtttactgttttttgttgtgttgttaGAAGAAAGCTTCTGTATTCTGTTTTGTGTTCTCATCTCACAATGAACCACAAAATACTTTGCTTGGAGGATGAAGGCTTTTCTTTAAGATAATAGGAACTTCCTAGTATAATGAAACTTGCATTGGCCAAATGTTCTTCTGTCTGGAACACAGACTCTTTGCTGTGACAGCTGAATAGGGTGTATTTAGAATAAAACTGATGTAGTAACCGTTTCTTTATCTATTCTGTTCTTGTAGTGGAATTTCAGTGGACAACTCAAAAGTTGATGGGCCTCTGttgcagattttatttatgaacAATGTAATTTCTAAGTAagtatttcagcttttcagtaaAAGACTCCCGATAGGAAGCTAGACATTAGTTTTCTCTTGGTTATGTTTGCCCAGAGGATATATGTCCTATTTAGTAACACATGCTTGTTAGTTTGCAGAGGAGAAAGGGTAGGAAGTGGCAAAAGATAAGAGCTCTCCTGTGTTTAGTCACAATGGCTACATTtattgtaaaatgaaatatgacTCCTTGGAACTCCTGACTAAAAGTTTCTAAAGTGTTGTTGGTAAATATAGTGCATTAATTGTGCCCTGCTTCTCAGTTGAGTGTTGACTGCCCTTTGTGTGAATCCTGAAGTAGTAAATGGCAGATGCTTCAAAAGACACTTTATgtatatttcagttttgctcttttcttcacctttttatGCTTCTTTACTCTGTTGCAGGCAGTACCATCAAGAAattgaagattttgtttttaatttaattcacaAATATGAAGAGCAACAGAGAGATGAGCAGGAAAAAACACAATTCAGTCTTAAGCCTCAGGTACTTTAAGGATTGTAGCGCTAATACTGACATTTTACACTGTTAAGTAACTGAAttctagatattttttttcctataactGCTAATCGGGTACCTATCAAATAAATGTTATAAAACAGCTTATTCTGATGGGGGGGGAAAGGACCATAACAAAGAAATTATCTATGATATTTTGGACTGTGGAAACCATTATTAAAATAGACGTCTCTATTTAACTAATGtatgaagaaaaagtagaagTTTTACTCCGTGTTTTGTGCCTTTTATTTACTTCAGTAATTTTGGAGCTCTTCTTTATATTGTCTGCTATTTTTAATCATTGACTtgtgtttttacttttcatttcagcCTTCCAGTGTTCTTTTAGAAGAGGACTGTAAAACAGCCAGCACgaattctgttaaaaaaatgaaggaagctTTTAGTGTAAGTTTTTGACTATATGCTTTTGAACGGTAGGTCTGACTCTTTGTTCTACATACTCAATACACACTagcattaaaataatatctCACTAAATTTCTTGTATCGATGTAATAGCAGTAAAGTTTAGTATGTTTTGGCCACTTCAGcggaaaaaaaaagtgctgattGGTACAGGTGTGGGTGTGTGTTATCTGTAAATATCACAGAGTGGGTAGAAACCTGGAAGAATTCCAAGTGGTATAAATTGCTAAATATGCTACCAATAATCTGACCTAAATACTGACACCTTTCTGAcaattttctgactttttttctacAGGTTGTAGGAAGTGTTCTGTATTTTACCAATTTTTGTCTTGATAAACTGGGACAGCCTATATTAAATGAGAATCCACAGCTGACAGAAGGATGGGAAATACCTAAGTATCCTGTTTGCAAATACAAGGGTCTTTATCTGCTTACCAAATCCAAAGAGTGCCAGTTTGGTAAATTGGGCTCATATTCAGTTCAGTAGATTGTATGTTTCTATTATAGATGACAAGTTTTAATAGGAAAATGGTGGATTTTGTATTCAAAAGATACAAGTGTTTGGATATGATTGGCTGACTGACTTTGAGAAGAGTGAATGCTGTACTCCTGTAAATATATCTTGTGAATGCAGGGCTTTACTGGGCCAGTCTGCAGTTAGGTTTGGAAGGAAAGTTCATTCCAGATACGAGTAAGTGGTTTCCCTCTGTGAAATCTGTAacatgggagaagaaaagggcTCAGCAAATTCAAATATTCTCTAAGATAATCTTTGCCCAATTTGGGATCTGGGAGAAAATCTtctaaaaaaatagaattatgTGATTTTCTTACTTTGCATCCATTTCAAAGTTGGTTCTATGCTCTTCTAAAGCCAGTATTTAGAAGCTGGGATTGAGGGAAACatttgagaaaacattttttaatattgGAGTCGATGACTAAAGGAAGTTGGGCaagatatttctcttttatttttcccttcaattAATCCCATCTCCCCAGTTTCCCTACGTTACTTTGGCAACAGAAAGAGTCAGGAGAGGGAAACAGTTTCACAGTTCATTTCTGCACTATCTAGTTAACAAACTTGTCATAAATTAACTTCCTAGTGTTAGAAGATGACTTgtatctgaaaagaaattgtaaaCGTAAAAGCCAGCTAATCTAGCTTTTCTTGTGGCTGCCTTTGAACCGTGCAAACACTGTGCTGTAATTTCACATTTGGAAAGCTGCCTGTTGTAATGTTTTGAGTCAGTCTTCTCCAAATGATATTTGTACAATCTCCCAACCTCCAGATAAAGAAAGTGGATGTGTAACAGGGGaatttcttctaaaagaagTTAAGTCTGGCTAACCTTTTGTGTTTGTCATCTTTGACAAAGCAAGGATATTACTGTTCAAaattatctcatttttctttagagCTCCTGTAGACATTGAGCCTAAAATATCACTTGATACTGAGTTAAATGGTGTATGAAACACTGTGGTTCTAAATGACTGAAGTACCAATTAATGTGTCAAATTAGTATCtgacatctgcttttctttttaaaagcaactgtTAGATTCTGGAAACTACTGTGCTTCTGAACTTTACCTCTTAAGTCTCCTCCATGCTGGTTCACCTGTGGCCCTCTTCTCTTCTCATACTTTTCTAGACAGATAGGCAGAACAGCTAAGAACTTGCAATCAAAAAGCAAGCACAAGTAGTGTGATGTGACCTGTCTACACTTAGTTGAGATGTGAGTTACGTTTTTGAAACTCTACCAAAATGTGTTATTAATAGGATTGATATAAAGTATGTCAGAACTGGGAGTATGAAACTTCTGCCTATTAGCAAGGGGGCTTTAGGTTTAGCAAGTGGTTATAAAGAACAGGATAGCTTTTTGGTTAGAAATTGGGTATTAGAAAGCAATACAAGCCTATCTTACCAAATATAGTGGTTATAGTTTTATAGTTTATACTTATGAAGTCTGCACTTCAGATTAAGCACCATGTGTATCAATGTATCGTGAATCCAGAAGAGTCAATATTTTATGCAAAGCCCTAGTAGGTTTTCATTGATATTTTAAACAAGATTGAAATTTTGCTTCATCCAGTAGCAGTTCCTTATTGAAATCTAAAGATATCAGCAAGTTTTCAGCCAGATTCTCTCCCTAGATGGACAAGAAATACAAGTAAAACCAAAAAGGTTTGTATTACTCTTAAATATAAAGTTTTGAGCTGCAAAGTTCAGATGTGTTCTGTGATTATTCCCATAGATACTAAACCCTTGAACGTACTTGGGTACTGAGTTGAAGTAAACCAGCCTGTATAGTCAGTGGGTCTCTGTGGTTTACTGAATTTGTTTAGGAAGGGCCAATATTCAATGTGCAGAAACTTTCTGAAGTTATTGatgttctgttcttctgtggCTTCTTTTTAGTGGTTGCTTTGTCATCCTTGCACCAGTGTACTGTCATCATTCTTACTGTTTTCTGGAACAATTTCCATATGGTTTACTTTACTATTAAGACAGACTGATTTAAGAGTTGATGGTATAGCTTTTATGGGAGGTAACAAGTAAAGTTAAATGGGTTTATGCTGGAAAGCTTGTGTGGTTTTCATagcatctgaaatcattaatttcatttgtaaTGAATACATCTCAGCTTTTGTCAGGAAtcacaaaatgaaggaaaataatgaaatgaactATATTTGGATTAGAAATGTTGTCATCTAAAGGGAAAGCCAGATTGAAGGGTCATTTGTATTGTATGGAGTGGTGATAAAATACTTAAATCACAGCAAATGTTTGTATTTAGATACTAGACAAAGGTGAAGCAAAATACGTGCTTTGTTTTATCTAATCAGAGAATTCAACAGGTTGGATTTAGAGCGGGGTGGGCAGATGTCATCTTGGACACTCATTCTTGTGTCACCCTTTTGTCTCTGCATGTTTCCCATCCTAATTTAATGAATCTtcagaaaacagtgtttaaaatCTTGTTAGAGATTGGGATCTTCCCTCCTATAACATTGAAAATATGTGCCCTGATGGGTATTTACAGGGAAAATTAAATTTGAAGGCAGTGGTAGTTCAGCATACAGTCTGCATAGCTTCTTCAAGCTCCGGGCCAGGACTTTCCAGAGAAGTAGTTgtgctcctcctgcttgtttctACAATGCATTTTTTTGGTATTGTAAGAGCTGTCAGAGCTTTGATGATACAAGcatcaaaagagaaataaaggtaTTACTGTACTGCAGTGTTAAGTTGAAGGTTCCATATCTGTATTCTGTACTTAAAGCCTCGTGTTAACATCCTTACTTTTCTCCTTCAGGACATCATGACATCAGCTTTAGCgtgtaggttttgttttgttcatacAGTGCTAATAAATGCAGTGTTTACATATTTAATCAGAAGCAGAAATCCTTCAGAGAATTCTGTCTATAAGACAatataaggaaaagctttttcacCATTAGGACAGTAAAATACTGGACTGTGTTGCCCAGGGAAGTTACAAAGTCTTGTTCCTTGGAGATTTTCAGGACTACTGCACAAAGCCTTGAACAGCCTGGCCTGCTCTCATAGCTGATGTAGCTTTGAGTAAGGAGCTGGACTGTGGACATCCTGAGGCCCAACCTGAATTATTCTGTTACTATTTTATTCCCTcttatgcaaatatatttttattatatggGTTATAAAATATTATATGGCTTTTTTCCTGAACGTACTGCTTTTCTGCTCTAActttgggggttttgttttgttttcctctctacaTGGTCTTATGTGTATTTTTTAGTTTATTATTATGTTGtgtctgttttttctctgtttttgtatCCTATGTAAGAACATGATACAAAATTTTGTTGCTCCCTTTTGAAGGTTAATATTAATCAGTCAACTTAAGAAAAGCAGGAGCCAGCAGACAGTACTTACCTGTTTTTCTAAGTCTAATAAAATCTTAGGTTTAAAATAATTAGGTGCATTTAACATTGCAAAGTGATTTTCAGCtttaatgtgtgttttgtttttttttcctatgttttttAAGCAGACCAAAATCGCACTGTTTCAATTGTGGCTCTGAAGAGCATCAAATAAAGGACTGTCCAAAGGTAAACTCTACATCAGTATTTAAGAGACTGCCTCTCTTTAAGAAATGTTTCAGTGGATCTACAccacttaaataaaaaatagatgCACTGGTCAGGATGTGCAGTTGTTTATCTCTTTCGATTAAATCATACTGCTCATAAATGTAAGTTCTACCTCTAAATCAGAATGTAAATCATTTTCATAGCATaatattttgaatatctccTTTGTTCAAACTGCAGACCATTCCTAGATATGTCTCCTGTTTGCCACTAGATAACATGCAAAtactctttgttttttcagtatGTAATGTTCATTACAACTGCAGTTATACCTCAGCCATGTGAAAAAAGCTTGCTTGTAGGGAGTACCAGTTTTACATTTGGTGAAGACGTGCATGAACTGTAAATTGTCCAAACTGAAACTTGCCAATTGTATTATCTTCAAGCCACGAAATGCAGCTCGCATAagtgagaagagaaaggagttTATGGAAGCTTGTGGTGAAGCAAGCAATCAGAATTTTCAGCAGCGTTACCATGCAGAGGAAGTAGAAGAGAGGTTTGGAAAATTTAAACCAGGAGTAATTAGGTATCTGTTCCTTTTATTGGCTGTTGAGATGTTTTTCTGGAATGACTTGACTTTTCTGCCTTTGGAATGCCAGGTGTTGCTATCCAAAGTCATATTTAATATCAGAAAATTAATATCATCCAAAGTTTTCTTTAATATCAGAGTTGGTTTTGTCCTAGATTTGTTATTTCTGGAAATGACTAGCAACATGGTTTGAGCTAAATCATTTCAGCTTGAtcatttaaaatgcaacattGTGTGAATGACTTCCTTTATAAAAAACACACTCACGGACTTCTTGTTTTCTCAACTCAGTGGGGAACTTCAAGATGCGCTTGGTGTCACAGCTAAGAGTCTTCCTCCGTTTATATATCGCATGCGTCAGCTTGGGTATCCACCAGGCTGGCTCAAAGAGGCTGAAATGGAGCACTCGGGACTTGCGCTTTATGATGGTAAAGGTATGTATGTGTTAGATCtggttgctgttgttgctgtctGTCAATACTTATGTTCCAAAAACCAAAACTGTGTTTGTAATCCTATGGATTTATTCAGTACCATTAAATAGCATTGGTAATAATTACGATTTTTATTTATAGATGATaatgaaacagaagatgaaGGATATCTTCAACAAAAACATGTCACTTATGATGTCTCTAAG
This sequence is a window from Excalfactoria chinensis isolate bCotChi1 chromosome 16, bCotChi1.hap2, whole genome shotgun sequence. Protein-coding genes within it:
- the RSRC2 gene encoding arginine/serine-rich coiled-coil protein 2 isoform X1, with product MAGSDTERDGVVPEKSSPEREKKKEQSDASSSPRTSKHHYSRSRSRSRERRRKSDAEGRKHRSRSRSKEARRHESKEKSSKKHKSEDHNDKEHSSDKGRESLNSSENGEDRHKRKERKSSRGRSHSRSRSRERRHRSRSRDRKKSRSRSRERKRRVRSRSRSRSRHRHRSRSRSRTRSRSRERKKRIEKPRRFSRSHSRSPSPPPFRGRNTAMDAQEALARRLERAKKLQEQREKEMVEKQKQQEMAAAAAATGGSVINVAALLASGTQVTPQIAMAAQMAALQAKALAETGIAVPSYYNPAAVNPMKFAEQEKKRKMLWQGKKEGDKSQSAEIWEKLNFGNKDQNVKFRKLMGIKSEDEAGCSSVDEESYKTLKQQEEVFRNLDAQYEMARSQTHTQRGMGLGFTSSMRGMDAV
- the ZCCHC8 gene encoding zinc finger CCHC domain-containing protein 8, with protein sequence MAAEVDFGDRELFEQLEEEDGPPPPRLSVDEEAEGREEAFSELQERLRGCEETVRRLRAENQELKRKLNILTRPSGISVDNSKVDGPLLQILFMNNVISKQYHQEIEDFVFNLIHKYEEQQRDEQEKTQFSLKPQPSSVLLEEDCKTASTNSVKKMKEAFSVVGSVLYFTNFCLDKLGQPILNENPQLTEGWEIPKYQQVFSQILSLDGQEIQVKPKRPKSHCFNCGSEEHQIKDCPKPRNAARISEKRKEFMEACGEASNQNFQQRYHAEEVEERFGKFKPGVISGELQDALGVTAKSLPPFIYRMRQLGYPPGWLKEAEMEHSGLALYDGKDDNETEDEGYLQQKHVTYDVSKLINYPGFNISTPSGIPDEWQMFGSIPMQPSQQKDVFANYLSNFHAPSSKSSNKRTAPQPSSHHSKRPKDDVEVAVSDMDIDSDVEVSQRSQTTNSFQFQPPLPPGPPVISTPPPLPQGTPPLTPRSLTPTQPSTPTHPPLPNTVSSSNPSIDVPQPKIVDSTMDEDTLTLEELEEQQRLIWAALEQAESTNSDSDIPVDTPLTGNSVTSSPSRNEVDLVAEVRSSDKMVTLETRFSSISEQVPENEHSLTSPNPDSSSLNLKENPDNSDSEGLLDNTVPVPNHEVNNGESIVDNKVVTSTESSAKNSNPVPDMSKFAVGIAPFEFENMTESTGTYLRIRSVLKNSPRNQQKKKT
- the RSRC2 gene encoding arginine/serine-rich coiled-coil protein 2 isoform X2 → MIRTNFFLKQARRHESKEKSSKKHKSEDHNDKEHSSDKGRESLNSSENGEDRHKRKERKSSRGRSHSRSRSRERRHRSRSRDRKKSRSRSRERKRRVRSRSRSRSRHRHRSRSRSRTRSRSRERKKRIEKPRRFSRSHSRSPSPPPFRGRNTAMDAQEALARRLERAKKLQEQREKEMVEKQKQQEMAAAAAATGGSVINVAALLASGTQVTPQIAMAAQMAALQAKALAETGIAVPSYYNPAAVNPMKFAEQEKKRKMLWQGKKEGDKSQSAEIWEKLNFGNKDQNVKFRKLMGIKSEDEAGCSSVDEESYKTLKQQEEVFRNLDAQYEMARSQTHTQRGMGLGFTSSMRGMDAV